One window from the genome of Clupea harengus chromosome 19, Ch_v2.0.2, whole genome shotgun sequence encodes:
- the pbxip1a gene encoding cell wall protein RTB1 isoform X1 — MSDHSTGSSASSTNSWTILSPEEAAVETVGPEDGTESLSGVPGLPEEGTAGVLMESDVSVTDALAEPVLSEEGHQVCQETSPVICEAAAFVGPSFSGFDEEEFDPEIHAPVIHDTITSSPPDSDLLGSTPFAMTSEASMLFSEEPSFVPPSSDMFTDIGYGHESPMEEILAQESCTPEVLSEESMSPEESHTPEPFPQQNSAPEGLLRQSPSPEGLPEESPAPEVVALETVTPETLSPESSASEVPLDRSPSPDIPLPDVLEASAPEVLTQESSVSEPRSERSPTPEPVPIEVTPDVISAPALAAPAPEVVENLSLSMQGSPPAADTAPTPETRPVEGSPAPVSLEPETIPSASAQQEHEEEQEEPSLEVEVVEVPGRVEPVEAEPVEEVVRTDPAAEGDGLRLRHTMPTLGRSSEDEEEEEEEFQLAERREEKQGFSLNKLIVGALVLLCLGSLFFSDDGFDGSEMTEQELLERLAQENQQITMLEAQLQSQKEDLDQALRAEEAGAGALQKENAKLKDELSAMPGLREELESLRARVAELSQLTVRESETTPTSTDHGRTARPA; from the exons ATGTCTGACCACAGCACCGGCAGCAGTGCGTCCTCAACAAATAGCTGGACTATCCTCTCCCCAGAG GAGGCTGCTGTTGAAACAGTAGGACCTGAGGATGGGACTGAAAGTCTTAGTGGAGTTCCAGGGCTGCCAGAGGAAGGAACAG CAGGTGTTCTAATGGAGAGTGATGTGAGTGTAACAGATGCCCTAGCAGAACCAGTGTTGTCAGAAGAGGGCCACCAG GTCTGCCAGGAAACCTCCCCAGTGATATGTGAGGCAGCGGCCTTCGTAGGCCCCTCCTTCTCGGGGTTCGACGAGGAGGAGTTTGACCCAGAGATCCACGCTCCCGTCATCCATGACACCATCACCAGCTCACCACCCGACAGCGACCTGTTGGGCTCCACCCCTTTTGCCATGACCTCGGAAGCATCCATGCTCTTCTCCGAGGAGCCCTCCTTCGTCCCGCCCTCTTCTGACATGTTTACTGACATTGGCTATGGCCATGAAAGCCCCATGGAAGAAATCCTCGCCCAGGAAAGCTGCACCCCTGAAGTCCTTTCAGAGGAAAGTATGTCCCCTGAAGAAAGCCACACCCCTGAACCCTTTCCTCAACAAAACTCCGCCCCTGAAGGTCTCCTCCGGCAAAGCCCCTCCCCTGAAGGTCTTCCTGAAGAAAGCCCTGCCCCTGAAGTTGTTGCTTTAGAAACTGTCACTCCTGAAACCCTTTCCCCAGAAAGCTCTGCTTCTGAGGTGCCTCTTGATAGGAGCCCATCTCCTGACATCCCTCTCCCAGACGTCCTGGAAGCCTCAGCCCCTGAGGTTCTCACCCAGGAAAGCTCCGTCTCTGAACCACGGTCTGAGAGGAGCCCCACTCCAGAGCCCGTCCCCATAGAGGTCACCCCTGATGTCATCTCGGCTCCTGCCCTTGCGGCCCCTGCTCCTGAGGTCGTTGAGAACCTTAGTCTGTCCATGCAGGGCTCTCCCCCCGCCGCTGACACTGCTCCCACACCTGAGACCAGACCTGTTGAAGGAAGCCCTGCTCCTGTTAGTCTGGAGCCCGAAACCATCCCCTCTGCTTCAGCGCAGCAGGAGCacgaggaggagcaggaggagccatcgttggaggtggaggtggttgAAGTGCCTGGGAGAGTGGAACCTGTGGAAGCAG agcCAGTGGAGGAGGTGGTCAGGACAGATCCAGCAGCAGAAGGAGACGGCCTGCGCCTGAGGCACACGATGCCGACTCTAGGCCGAAGCTCcgaggatgaagaggaagaggaagaggagttccAGCTGGCCGAGAGGCGGGAGGAGAAACAGGGCTTCTCCCTCAACAAGCTGATCGTGGGCGCCCTGGTGCTCCTGTGCCTGGgctccctcttcttctcag ATGACGGCTTTGATGGCTCAGAAATGACAGAACAG GAACTCTTGGAAAGACTTGCTCAAGAAAACCAACAGATAACCATGCTTGAAGCTCAGCTACAG TCCCAGAAGGAGGATCTGGACCAGGCTCTTCGAGCTGAGGAGGCAGGGGCTGGAGCGCTGCAGAAAGAAAATGCAAAACTGAAGGATGAACTCAGCGCCATGCCTGGCCTtagagaggagctggagagtCTTAGAGCCAGAGTGGCAGAGCTATCCCAGCTAACAG TTCGGGAGTCAGAAACCACACCCACATCTACAGACCACGGTCGCACCGCCAGACCAGCCTGA
- the pbxip1a gene encoding flocculation protein FLO11 isoform X2 has product MSDHSTGSSASSTNSWTILSPEEAAVETVGPEDGTESLSGVPGLPEEGTGVLMESDVSVTDALAEPVLSEEGHQVCQETSPVICEAAAFVGPSFSGFDEEEFDPEIHAPVIHDTITSSPPDSDLLGSTPFAMTSEASMLFSEEPSFVPPSSDMFTDIGYGHESPMEEILAQESCTPEVLSEESMSPEESHTPEPFPQQNSAPEGLLRQSPSPEGLPEESPAPEVVALETVTPETLSPESSASEVPLDRSPSPDIPLPDVLEASAPEVLTQESSVSEPRSERSPTPEPVPIEVTPDVISAPALAAPAPEVVENLSLSMQGSPPAADTAPTPETRPVEGSPAPVSLEPETIPSASAQQEHEEEQEEPSLEVEVVEVPGRVEPVEAEPVEEVVRTDPAAEGDGLRLRHTMPTLGRSSEDEEEEEEEFQLAERREEKQGFSLNKLIVGALVLLCLGSLFFSDDGFDGSEMTEQELLERLAQENQQITMLEAQLQSQKEDLDQALRAEEAGAGALQKENAKLKDELSAMPGLREELESLRARVAELSQLTVRESETTPTSTDHGRTARPA; this is encoded by the exons ATGTCTGACCACAGCACCGGCAGCAGTGCGTCCTCAACAAATAGCTGGACTATCCTCTCCCCAGAG GAGGCTGCTGTTGAAACAGTAGGACCTGAGGATGGGACTGAAAGTCTTAGTGGAGTTCCAGGGCTGCCAGAGGAAGGAACAG GTGTTCTAATGGAGAGTGATGTGAGTGTAACAGATGCCCTAGCAGAACCAGTGTTGTCAGAAGAGGGCCACCAG GTCTGCCAGGAAACCTCCCCAGTGATATGTGAGGCAGCGGCCTTCGTAGGCCCCTCCTTCTCGGGGTTCGACGAGGAGGAGTTTGACCCAGAGATCCACGCTCCCGTCATCCATGACACCATCACCAGCTCACCACCCGACAGCGACCTGTTGGGCTCCACCCCTTTTGCCATGACCTCGGAAGCATCCATGCTCTTCTCCGAGGAGCCCTCCTTCGTCCCGCCCTCTTCTGACATGTTTACTGACATTGGCTATGGCCATGAAAGCCCCATGGAAGAAATCCTCGCCCAGGAAAGCTGCACCCCTGAAGTCCTTTCAGAGGAAAGTATGTCCCCTGAAGAAAGCCACACCCCTGAACCCTTTCCTCAACAAAACTCCGCCCCTGAAGGTCTCCTCCGGCAAAGCCCCTCCCCTGAAGGTCTTCCTGAAGAAAGCCCTGCCCCTGAAGTTGTTGCTTTAGAAACTGTCACTCCTGAAACCCTTTCCCCAGAAAGCTCTGCTTCTGAGGTGCCTCTTGATAGGAGCCCATCTCCTGACATCCCTCTCCCAGACGTCCTGGAAGCCTCAGCCCCTGAGGTTCTCACCCAGGAAAGCTCCGTCTCTGAACCACGGTCTGAGAGGAGCCCCACTCCAGAGCCCGTCCCCATAGAGGTCACCCCTGATGTCATCTCGGCTCCTGCCCTTGCGGCCCCTGCTCCTGAGGTCGTTGAGAACCTTAGTCTGTCCATGCAGGGCTCTCCCCCCGCCGCTGACACTGCTCCCACACCTGAGACCAGACCTGTTGAAGGAAGCCCTGCTCCTGTTAGTCTGGAGCCCGAAACCATCCCCTCTGCTTCAGCGCAGCAGGAGCacgaggaggagcaggaggagccatcgttggaggtggaggtggttgAAGTGCCTGGGAGAGTGGAACCTGTGGAAGCAG agcCAGTGGAGGAGGTGGTCAGGACAGATCCAGCAGCAGAAGGAGACGGCCTGCGCCTGAGGCACACGATGCCGACTCTAGGCCGAAGCTCcgaggatgaagaggaagaggaagaggagttccAGCTGGCCGAGAGGCGGGAGGAGAAACAGGGCTTCTCCCTCAACAAGCTGATCGTGGGCGCCCTGGTGCTCCTGTGCCTGGgctccctcttcttctcag ATGACGGCTTTGATGGCTCAGAAATGACAGAACAG GAACTCTTGGAAAGACTTGCTCAAGAAAACCAACAGATAACCATGCTTGAAGCTCAGCTACAG TCCCAGAAGGAGGATCTGGACCAGGCTCTTCGAGCTGAGGAGGCAGGGGCTGGAGCGCTGCAGAAAGAAAATGCAAAACTGAAGGATGAACTCAGCGCCATGCCTGGCCTtagagaggagctggagagtCTTAGAGCCAGAGTGGCAGAGCTATCCCAGCTAACAG TTCGGGAGTCAGAAACCACACCCACATCTACAGACCACGGTCGCACCGCCAGACCAGCCTGA